One window from the genome of Nicotiana sylvestris chromosome 9, ASM39365v2, whole genome shotgun sequence encodes:
- the LOC104211641 gene encoding uncharacterized protein codes for MGFLAYTALLLPLLSLFLSTPPIAALQGINLENQILDVTPINSLRDPLSKDNVLCERILISGLSRWKLSSYSSAFRVSLVPSAVIPDRLLGKIQICFHKNSSIGLCQCEQDAWKNLQKGPWSSVMSPYEDRILDVKFVGLSGSVTVTLEEDLQRWRLLFLAFGMVLLLMAPIVSSWVPFYYSSSMAIGVCLVIIVLLFQGMKLLPTGRKNIFYLTIYGSVLGAGSFLVHQFSMLINSIVSNFGLGEEFHNPVAVFVLVGIILAGAGLGYWLVRKFVISEDGSVDVGVAQFVKWAIRIVGITFVFQSTLDYPLVILVLSSWLPICFAVTSMQWRVSSDLSYSGIGGGWAKNSRQMNMNKKRAEFFSKSRKFGSVGVPHSIPKSSFARSDSPVKGFSDGKGKKVNEYYSTFHKTPNRKRFSKKEWEDFTQESTKEAVAELASSPEFTDWVINHADRIQLLPEDSSDKSVISGSDSTDENAAESCSGLGLFKWPRR; via the exons ATGGGGTTCCTCGCATACACTGCGCTACTTCTTCCCTTACTCTCTTTGTTTCTTTCAACTCCTCCCATTGCTGCTCTCCAAG GTATCAATTTGGAAAATCAGATACTGGATGTGACTCCAATTAATTCCTTGAGAGACCCTTTGTCAAAAGACAATGTATTATGTGAACGCATACTAATCAGTGGTCTATCAAGATGGAAACTTAGCAGTTATTCTAGTGCATTTCGAGTCAGTTTGGTCCCGTCAGCAGTAATCCCAGATAGATTGCTTGGAAAGATACAAATTTGCTTTCACAA GAATTCCTCTATTGGCTTGTGCCAGTGTGAACAAGATGCATGGAAGAATTTACAGAAAGGTCCATGGAGCTCTGTCATGTCCCCTTACGAGGATAGAATTCTTGACGTGAAGTTTGTTGGTCTTTCTGGTTCTGTTACTGTTACTCTTGAAGAAG ATTTACAAAGATGGCGTCTGCTCTTTCTTGCTTTTGGTATGGTGCTACTGCTTATGGCACCTATTGTGAGCAGTTGGGTTCCTTTTTACTACAGCAGTTCGATGGCTATTGGAGTTTGTCTTGTCATCATTGTCCTTCTGTTCCAG GGGATGAAATTGCTTCCAACTGGGAGAAAAAATATATTCTACCTGACTATCTATGGTTCAGTG CTCGGAGCAGGATCTTTTTTGGTGCATCAATTCTCAATGCTGATAAATTCCATTGTCTCAAACTTTGGGCTTGGTGAAGAGTTTCACAATCCT GTGGCTGTATTTGTTCTTGTTGGAATCATCCTTGCTGGAGCTGGTCTAGGATATTGGTTGGTGCGGAAATTTGTTATATCAGAGGATGGAAGTGTGGATGTTGGTGTTGCTCAATTTGTTAAATGGGCCATACGCATCGTTGGCATTACCTTTGTCTTCCag AGCACACTTGATTATCCTTTAGTGATCTTAGTGCTCAGTTCCTGGTTGCCTATTTGCTTTGCTGTTACTTCCATGCAGTGGCGAGTGTCGAG TGATTTGTCATATTCTGGAATTGGAGGTGGTTGGGCAAAGAATAGCAGGCAGATGAACATGAATAAAAAACGTGCTGAGTTCTTTAGCAAATCCAGAAAGTTTGGTTCTGTTGGAGTTCCACATAGTATCCCAAAGAGCTCATTTGCACGGTCTGATTCTCCTGTTAAAG GTTTTTCAGATGGAAAAGGGAAAAAAGTGAACGAGTACTATTCAACCTTTCACAAGACGCCCAACAGAAAGAGATTTTCAAAAAAGGAGTGGGAAGATTTCACGCAAGAGTCTACCAAGGAGGCTGTAGCTGAATTAGCTTCATCTCCCGAATTCACTGATTGGGTCATCAATCATGCTGATAGAATACAGCTTCTTCCAGAGGATAGTTCAGATAAATCAGTTATTAGCGGGTCAGACTCAACAGACGAGAATGCTGCCGAGAGTTGTAGTGGGCTTGGCTTGTTTAAGTGGCCTCGTCGCTAG